The sequence CCCATGCCCTTTGGTGTAAACAGAGATGCTCCTTTGGAGGAGGACAAGGTTGGTGGGAACTTCACAACTGGCGCAGAGTGATCCAGGACAGGCCTGCTGGAGAGCATCCAGAGCCGTCACATGACTATTCTGCGGCCTCTAAGATCTGACACTCTCTGCCTGTGTGCAAGATCAGGCCTACTAGTGCTCCTCTGCACTAAATGTGTCCGCGTGGCTGTCTCTTAGCAAGATGGAGCCGTGTGTTGGCCCCTCCGAGAAGAGTCTGACTGGACCAGGGAAAAGGGCTTCTCTTGCTACAGAAGGCAGATGCCGGTAGCTGTGCATGTCCTTGCAGCAGGGTCCCTGCCCTGCTCAGATCATAGAGACCCTGTCCTTAATGTATATGTGGTAGGGATCACTCCGCTTGTCCACCTTCCTGGATTTGGTGTACCCCAGAATCAAACTCCCCACCGTGGCGGCAAACAGAATCATCACGAACAAGATGTACATGTAGGAATAGTCGTCTTTGCTGGCTAGCTTGATGTGACTGCCATTCGTCCACCTCGTGGCCTGGTCTGGTGGGCACTGGATGGCACCGTGAAGTGTTTGGTTCAGGGCCTTCAGCAATGAGTGCAGGCTTTGGTACAACGTCTCCGTCAGGTTCCCCACCTCCATGTCCTCGCAACTCCCAGGAAACTTTCTGCCAGGATAAAGGGGGAAAAGTGACTTCAGTCAGGCCTcgctggcggggcggggggagggcacaTACACAGTACAGAAAGACCCACTGCAACGAGCCTCAGAGCCCGGGTTAACTACCTGGGATTGCACTGCAGGGCTAtatatagcagtgtagacgtccGGGCTTGGGCTAGAGaccgggctctgaaacctggcgtcggggtgggtctcagagcctgggtctggcctgagtccaaatgtctacactgctagttttagACCTgcagcacaagcctgagtcagttgacccggaCTCTGAGACTTGCAGTTTATGTCACAATGGTTTGAGGGAGCTTACAAGTCACACAGCATCACTGCTGCAAGACAGGCCCTGCGGTCATGCTGGCTGATTAGCACCAGCATACAATTTGTGCATATTGGTGAGATGAGATCAAAGTGCAGACCCCAGATAACATAACATTGTGATGTCACCTTcccccaaaggatcccaaagcgtAATCCCAAAGTATCACCAGCCACAGACACGCAGCGCCACTGAGATAAGCCACCTCTGGTGCAGAGCACAGCAATCAGACAGCACACAGTGGGGACATTTTGGCCATGTGCGCTTTGGAAAACCCCTGTTCTTACATAGGGAAATCCTGCTCCCTTCCTCTGGATCTACTGTGGGCCCTGGCAGCAAGGTAGTCACAACAGGTCCATTGCAGGGTGGAGGGCACAGGATTTGTGGAGTCTGTAGAGAAGTTTTGGTGTAGGCCTTACAGATCAGGTCTGTGCAGGGGCTCTCTGTGCATGGCTCTGACGATGGATTGAGGTAGGGTGCTCCTGGGGCAGGAGGGTCTGAGACCACACGGATCCACCAGCCCTATGCCTTGATGtacagggggctggggaagggggggtaaGCAGAGCCCACCGACAGTAACTGCCTCTTTAGGCCTGGTGGGACAGGAAGCTATTCAGGTGCAGCGCAGCTGGAAGGCTTGTCCCCCATCATATCTGCCACACGATCTTCAGCATCTAAGAGCAGCTGTTAAACTGCACAACGCTCCAATGGACCTACCTCGGAAGGAGGAAGGGCTGGGCCGGGCCTGCAGCCCTGGGCCTGTCATTCCGAGGAGGTTCAGGGTCTCCACCCCGAGCCCTGCTTCAAGCCTGTCTCCCCAACACTGCGCTACA is a genomic window of Natator depressus isolate rNatDep1 chromosome 1, rNatDep2.hap1, whole genome shotgun sequence containing:
- the KCNE3 gene encoding potassium voltage-gated channel subfamily E member 3, whose product is MGDAVKFPGSCEDMEVGNLTETLYQSLHSLLKALNQTLHGAIQCPPDQATRWTNGSHIKLASKDDYSYMYILFVMILFAATVGSLILGYTKSRKVDKRSDPYHIYIKDRVSMI